GTCATCACATGAGACTGCCATGACCATTTCCCTGTACGACGCTTCCGTCCCTGTTTTCAAACAAATGCTCAACGCCCTGAGCGATGTATTGAACAAGGCCGAAGCCCACGCCACCGCGAAAAACATCGACCCGAACGCATTCCTGCAGGCTCGCCTGTACCCGGACATGTTCCCGCTGGTGCGTCAGGTGCAGATCGCCGTTGACTTCGCCAAAGGCGTTTCTTCGCGTCTGGCCGAAGTTGAAGTGCCGAAGTACGAAGACACCGAAACCACCTTCGCCGAGCTGCAAGCGCTGATCGCCAAGGTCCTGGCCTATATCGGCGAGTTCACGCCTGAGCAGATCAACGGCAAGGAAGGCATCGAAATCGTCACCCGTCCGGGTACGCCGAAAGAGAAGCGCTTCAGTGGCCAGGCTTACCTGCTGAGCTACGGCCTGCCGCAATTCTTCTTCCACGTCACCACCACCTACGCACTGCTGCGTCACAACGGTGTGGAAGTGGGCAAGCGCGATTACATGGGCGCGTTCTAAACCGCCCAGGTACAAAAAACCCGCCAAGGTGTTTGCCTTGGCGGGTTTTTTGCCTCTGTGGGAACCGGCTTGCTGGCGATTGCGCACTTGAGATCGCCATCGCCAGCAAGCCGGGCTCCTACAGAAAGGGGTTAAGCCAATCGTTGGGCTTTGTCTTCTTCACCCAGGCAAGCCGCCGCGGTGAACAGCACATCGGTAGACGAGTTCAGCGCCGTCTCCGCCGAATCCTGCAATACCCCAATAATGAAACCAACGGCCACCACCTGCATGGCGATTTCGCTCGGGATGCCGAACAAACTGCACGCCAGAGGAATCAGCAGCAACGAACCGCCCGCCACACCCGAAGCGCCACAGGCGCAGATCGCCGCAACAACGCTGAGCAGGATTGCCGTCGGAATGTCCACGGCAATGCCCAGGGTGTGCACCGCCGCCAGGGTCAGCACGGTAATGGTGATCGCCGCGCCGGCCATGTTGATCGTGGCGCCCAGCGGGATAGAGACT
The Pseudomonas sp. MYb327 DNA segment above includes these coding regions:
- a CDS encoding DUF1993 domain-containing protein; protein product: MTISLYDASVPVFKQMLNALSDVLNKAEAHATAKNIDPNAFLQARLYPDMFPLVRQVQIAVDFAKGVSSRLAEVEVPKYEDTETTFAELQALIAKVLAYIGEFTPEQINGKEGIEIVTRPGTPKEKRFSGQAYLLSYGLPQFFFHVTTTYALLRHNGVEVGKRDYMGAF